Proteins from one Aspergillus nidulans FGSC A4 chromosome VIII genomic window:
- a CDS encoding origin of replication complex subunit 5 family protein (transcript_id=CADANIAT00002392): MLPIEVSKSLSPQWPCREVQSRQLASLLAPGLSSPSTVVIHGISATCKSTIVTNVLALLEVPHAIVRSPECITGRHLLTKILWAVLNAVDRKDEWERFGKGRCEHVSSLAVLLGECLASHPGGALEKFVLVLDGIDKQREAPPTLLSALARLGEVIPSLTVILIVSSTPRPLFLQATGVPHINFPPYTREQATTIILSAGAPAVPGLPAETSLQLYPYFVSAVYDSLVGPTASSIPVFKSICEKLWPQFVAPITSGETPPGGNDEWDFSRLLVKNRSLFRRQGEAALVHRIVTEDAPSTTQNGALAKPSSLLTSISAPSPLPSLPYFATLVLTSAYLASHTPQRLDTIFFSKFSSSSLSARNKRAHHRRRLKVLSQAQAAEDKEAQAPAKRRRGLGKRTKTRITKSILENAFATTSATTSAAGGGPGITGPSTILTARPFPLERLIAIYHAINPNPPANPLRLTAIADSVYSELATLRRLRLVVPAAGRASGSRLGLGSAGVNSGNTTADVGEKWCVNVSGDWIGEMAKGIGIEVGEWLAGGLD; this comes from the exons ATGCTGCCGATCGAGGTGTCCAAATCTCTGAGCCCGCAATGGCCCTGTCGGGAAGTTCAATCGCGGCAGCTCGCCAGTCTACTTGCA CCCGGACTGTCTAGCCCATCCACTGTTGTCATTCACGGGATATCCGCCACCTGCAAGTCAACCATCGTAACGAACGTCCTTGCACTACTCGAAGTACCGCATGCTATTGTCCGGAGTCCGGAATGTATTACAGGTCGGCATttgttgacgaagatatTATGGGCTGTGTTGAACGCAGTGGACCGCAAGGATGAATGGGAGCGGTTTGGAAAGGGGCGATGCGAACATGTCAGCTCTCTAGCAGTTTTGTTGGGCGAATGCCTAGCCTCGCACCCTGGAGGAGCACTTGAGAAGTTCGTTTTGGTCCTAGATGGAATTGATAAACAAAGAGAGGCGCCGCCTACACTTTTATCTGCGCTGGCAAGGCTAGGAGAAGTG ATTCCATCACTAACCGTCATTTTGATCGTCAGTTCCACTCCTCGTCCGCTTTTTCTACAGGCGACGGGAGTTCCCCATATCAATTTTCCTCCATACACTCGTGAGCAGGCGACTACTATCATCCTCAGCGCTGGAGCGCCAGCCGTACCTGGTCTGCCGGCGGAAACTTCATTACAACTCTATCCCTACTTTGTCTCCGCTGTGTACGATTCACTGGTTGGCCCAACCGCAAGTTCTATACCGGTATTCAAGTCTATATGCGAGAAGCTGTGGCCGCAGTTCGTTGCCCCGATCACCAGCGGTGAAACCCCGCCTGGCGGTAATGACGAGTGGGATTTCTCTCGGCTCCTAGTCAAAAACCGTTCCTTGTTTAGACGGCAAGGCGAGGCCGCTTTAGTCCATCGTATAGTTACGGAGGACGCCCCTTCTACTACCCAGAATGGCGCACTCGCTAAACCATCATCCTTATTAACATCCATCTCAGCACCTTCACCTCTTCCAAGCTTACCTTACTTCGCTACTCTTGTCCTGACATCCGCATATCTAGCCTCTCACACTCCGCAAAGACTGGACACAATCTTTTTCTCAAagttctcctcctcatcattgTCTGCGCGGAACAAACGTGCTCACCACCGACGCCGCTTGAAGGTTCTCTCGCAGGCGcaagcagcagaagacaaggaagcgCAAGCACCCGCCAAACGAAGAAGGGGATTGGGCAAGCGGACAAAGACTCGTATCACCAAATCCATTCTTGAGAATGCCTTTGCTACCACTTCCGCCACGACATCTGCTGCAGGCGGTGGTCCCGGTATCACCGGCCCATCGACCATCCTAACCGCTCGTCCTTTCCCCTTGGAAAGACTCATTGCAATCTACCATGCTATAAACCCCAATCCCCCTGCAAATCCGCTACGGCTCACCGCTATAGCTGACTCGGTCTACTCAGAACTTGCCACGCTACGTCGTCTACGACTAGTTGTCCCCGCGGCTGGACGTGCAAGCGGGAGCCGCTTGGGTCTGGGTTCCGCAGGTGTCAACAGCGGGAACACGACGGCGGACGTGGGAGAAAAATGGTGTGTAAATGTCTCCGGCGACTGGATCGGAGAGATGGCAAAAGGAATAGGAATTGAGGTCGGGGAGTGGTTAGCTGGTGGGCTTGATTAA
- a CDS encoding uncharacterized protein (transcript_id=CADANIAT00002393), translated as MDKTSPRWSMRNTAKGSLRRLSNQKLESDDIIQHRRHGKNPQSFVVKDKSPNPSQSKVLQVVSKICRLSNHFVWLYHFRRRHAVQLTDQRPIVSDPEKKKYFAIQANHKSAPGSQYSQDVVKRKRADEEVVPIPKRQRKARLVQRYEKETIKRATCLQHPLIQAQREVGALPVSSLVEQEQRGLAYASQFQRKQLHQFEPWPDQYTIKHVVRNSRSGILIANSIKLICSAGGHRGGESSVSATMDSGPNGDSFLAPRMLPDPDEGGDYRWPPFFSHPIRIHTTSSLWCSAPSPTGDIPRFAVGTSDGLYTLEGFGSYWTLSKKPFPNDKSSGNPKKRRTDSSHALITAVEWLSPDVIAAGLKDSTIFLHDARSGGSATRLQHPHAVTKIRKLDPYRIVVAGINSLQMYDIRYPPNNLQRNPNPNKSHHTSTRPYLTFSTNYPEVNITPDFDISPELGLLASASPTDRDRTVQLYSLRTGEQVASPLTRYRYRDSIRSVCFESGNQSAAHGSQTPSLLVCSEATVDEWKW; from the exons ATGGATAAAACCAGTCCACGCTGGAGTATGAGAAACACAGCAAAAGGCAgcttgaggagattgtccAACCAGAAGCTGGAAAGTGATGACATAATCCAACATCGACGTCACGGGAAGAACCCGCAGAGTTTCGTTGTCAAAGACAAATCTCCAAACCCATCTCAGTCAAAAGTATTACAGGTTGTCTCCAAGATATGCAGGCTGTCGAACCATTTTGTCTGGTTGTATCACTTTAGGCGCAGACATGCAGTGCAGCTTACGGATCAGAGACCCATCGTATCTG atccagagaagaaaaagtacTTCGCGATTCAGGCAAACCACAAATCAGCGCCAGGCTCTCAGTATTCTCAAGACGTCGTCAAGCGGAAGCGcgctgatgaggaggttgttCCGATCCCG AAACGCCAACGGAAAGCTCGCCTGGTTCAGAGGTACGAAAAGGAAACAATTAAGAGAGCAACATGCCTGCAACATCCTCTCATACAAGCCCAGAGGGAAGTAGGGGCTCTTCCCGTATCCAGTCTTGTAGAACAGGAACAAAGAGGGTTGGCATATGCGAGCCAGTTTCAGCGAAAACAATTACATCAGTTCGAGCCCTGGCCGGACCAGTACACCATTAAGCATGTTGTGCGTAATTCACGGTCCGGTATCTTGATTGCCA ACTCAATCAAGCTGATatgctctgcaggcggaCATCGCGGTGGCGAGTCGTCAGTGTC GGCGACCATGGACAGTGGTCCAAACGGCGACTCCTTCCTTGCACCCAGAATGCTTCCCGACCCTGACGAAGGCGGAGACTATCGATGGCCGCCATTCT TCTCTCATCCGATCCGCATCCACACAACCTCCTCCCTCTGGTGTTCCGCGCCATCTCCAACGGGGGACATTCCCCGGTTTGCAGTCGGCACGTCTGATGGTCTCTACACCCTCGAAGGCTTCGGAAGCTACTGGACATTATCCAAGAAGCCCTTTCCCAATGACAAGTCTTCAGGCAACCCTAAGAAGCGCCGCACCGACTCCTCGCACGCCCTTATCACAGCCGTTGAATGGCTCTCCCCAGACGTGATTGCGGCCGGTCTCAAGGACTCCACCATCTTTCTTCACGACGCCCGCTCTGGTGGAAGCGCAACTAGACTTCAGCATCCCCATGCGGTAACTAAAATTCGCAAGCTCGATCCGTATCGGATCGTTGTCGCTGGTATAAACTCG CTGCAAATGTACGACATTCGCTACCCCCCAAATAACCTACAACGTAACCCCAACCCAAACAAGAGCCATCACACTTCGACTCGCCCCTACCTGACCTTCTCCACCAACTACCCCGAAGTAAATATCACCCCGGATTTCGACATAAGCCCAGAACTGGGGCTTCTCGCTAGCG CTTCGCCCACCGACAGGGACCGTACGGTTCAGCTCTACTCCCTCCGCACCGGAGAGCAGGTTGCCTCCCCGCTTACCAGATATCGATACCGAGATTCCATTAGATCAGTGTGTTTCGAGTCTGGGAATCAGTCGGCCGCGCACGGGTCCCAGACACCTAGTTTGCTGGTTTGTTCGGAGGCTACGGTTGATGAGTGGAAATGGTGA
- a CDS encoding plasma-membrane proton-efflux P-type ATPase (transcript_id=CADANIAT00002394), with protein MDTIEAKTVLISSEKISPLTYPDCDDDREQDIDDLIDELESQDGLHDNPSRKSMDSGSRIPGMEAQFDTDITTGLTSVEAAQRRKKYGPNQLKEEKENMLKKFLSFFVGPVQFVMEGAAILAIGLRDWVDFGVICALLLLNATVGFIQEYQAGSIVEELKKSLALKAIVVRDGRVTDIDATEVVPGDVLKIDEGTIVPADGRVKTNHLLQIDQSSVTGESLAVNKCKGEVCYASSVVKRGHAYLVVTATGDYTFMGKTAALVKSASSNSGHFTEVLNRIGATLLVLVVLTLIVVWVSSFYRSNETVTILEFTLAITMIGVPVGLPAVVTTTMAVGAAYLAKRQAIVQRLSAIESLAGVEVLCSDKTGTLTKNKLTLSDPYTVAGVDPNDLMLTACLAASRKLKGMDAIDKAFIKALPNYPRAKEALSHYKIQQFHPFDPVSKKVTAVVLSPEGQEIICVKGAPLWVLKTVSEEQQIPESVEKGYSDKMDEFAQRGFRSLGVARKPAGGEWEILGIVPCSDPPRDDTAATINEAKTLGLSIKMLTGDAVPIARETSRELGLGTNVYNSDKLGLGGGGDLTGSELYNYVEAADGFAEVWPQHKYNVVDILQQRGYLVAMTGDGVNDAPSLKKADTGIAVEGASDAARSAADIVFLAPGLSAIIDALKTSRQIFHRMHAYVIYRIALSLHLEIFLGLWIAIMNESLNLQLVVFIAIFADIATLAIAYDNAPYSKTPVKWNLPKLWGLSVILGIVLAVGTWIALTTMMNAGEHAGIVQNYGKRDEVLFLEISLTENWLIFITRANGPFWSSLPSWQLAAAIFVVDLVASFFCYFGWFVGGQTSIVAIVRIWVFSLGVFCVMGGVYFLLQRSQTFDDIMHFNFLQKRDSVSQRVLDDLVVALQRRSEQHEQSSRTAEREDIGLWKMDKLRKERAQC; from the exons ATGGATACCATTGAAGCGAAGACTGTCCTCATATCCTCAGAAAAAATATCTCCATTGACCTATCCTGATTGTGATGATGATAGAGAGCAAGATATTGACGACCTCATCGACGAACTTGAGTCTCAGGATGGACTCCATGATAATCCTAGTCGAAAGAGTATGGACTCTGGAAGCCGGATTCCTGGTATGGAGGCGCAGTTTGACACCGACATAACGACTGGTCTCACTTCTGTCGAAGCGGCACAGCGCCGCAAAAAGTACGGACCCAACCAGttgaaagaggagaaggagaatatgTTAAAGaagttcttgtccttctttGTTGGCCCGGTTCAATTCGTGATGGAG GGTGCTGCAATCCTAGCTATTGGGCTTCGAGACTGGGTGGACTTTGGCGTGATATGtgctctccttcttcttaaCGCCACTGTTGGCTTCATCCAGGAATACCAAGCAGGATCAATAGTGGAGGAACTCAAAAAGTCGTTAGCTCTCAAAGCTATTGTGGTCCGCGACGGTCGAGTAACTGACATTGACGCCACTGAAGTTGTACCGGGTGATGTTCTGAAGATCGATGAG GGCACGATCGTTCCCGCCGACGGCCGTGTTAAGACGAACCATTTACTGCAAATTGACCAATCCTCAGTTACCGGCGAGTCTCTAGCCGTTAACAAATGCAAGGGCGAAGTTTGCTACGCTTCATCTGTGGTGAAGCGTGGCCATGCGTATCTCGTTGTTACGGCTACCGGTGATTACACATTTATGGGAAAGACAGCCGCCCTGGTCAAGTCTGCGTCGTCGAATTCTGGCCATTTTACAGAGGTACTCAACCGCATTGGTGCTACTCTTCTTGTGTTGGTTGTACTCACCTTGATCGTCGTCTGGGTGTCGTCTTTCTACCGTTCAAACGAGACCGTTACGATTCTCGAATTCACACTGGCCATCACTATGATTGGAGTACCTGTTGGCCTGCCCGCCGTCGTTACCACAACAATGGCTGTAGGCGCTGCCTATCTTGCCAAACGACAGGCAATCGTACAAAGACTCTCCGCCATAGAATCGTTGGCTGGGGTAGAGGTTCTCTGCTCTGACAAAACCGGAACCCTAACCAAGAACAAACTAACCCTCTCAGATCCCTACACAGTCGCTGGCGTGGATCCTAATGACCTCATGTTGACCGCTTGTTTAGCAGCTTCAAGGAAGCTGAAGGGCATGGATGCTATTGATAAGGCATTCATTAAAGCACTTCCAAACTATCCGCGCGCTAAAGAGGCTCTCTCTCATTACAAGATTCAGCAATTTCACCCATTTGACCCGGTCTCCAAAAAGGTCACCGCCGTGGTGTTATCTCCAGAAGGCCAGGAGATCATCTGCGTTAAGGGGGCGCCTTTGTGGGTTCTCAAGACGGTTTcggaggagcagcagatccCAGAGAGTGTCGAGAAAGGATATTCTGACAAGATGGACGAGTTCGCCCAGCGTGGCTTTCGGTCCCTTGGTGTTGCTCGGAAACCTGCGGGTGGGGAATGGGAGATTCTTGGGATAGTGCCATGCTCTGACCCTCCACGCGATGACACTGCGGCGACCATTAATGAAGCGAAGACGCTCGGACTATCGATAAAGATGCTCACTGGGGACGCTGTACCCATTGCGCGCGAGACTTCACGTGAGTTAGGGTTGGGAACCAACGTCTATAATTCGGATAAACTCGGTcttggaggcggcggtgACCTGACTGGGTCTGAACTTTACAATTATGTTGAAGCCGCAGATGGATTTGCGGAGGTTTGGCCCCAGCATAAGTATAATGTCGTGGATATCCTGCAGCAACGAGGATACTTGGTGGCAATGACAGGGGATGGTGTTAATGATGCACCATCGCTCAAGAAGGCTGATACTGGAATTGCCGTCGAAGGCGCATCAGACGCTGCTCGGTCTGCTGCTGATATCGTTTTCCTCGCGCCTGGCCTATCAGCGATTATCGACGCTCTGAAGACTTCCCGTCAAATATTCCACCGCATGCATGCATATGTGATCTATCGCATCGCGTTATCTCTGCATCTCGAGATATTCCTTGGGCTCTGGATTGCGATAATGAACGAAAGCCTGAACCTGCAGCTTGTGGTCTTCATTGCAATTTTCGCAGACATTGCAACTCTGGCAATAGCTTACGACAATGCACCGTACTCGAAGACGCCGGTGAAGTGGAATCTCCCAAAGTTATGGGGCCTGTCCGTCATACTGGGTATTGTTCTAGCCGTGGGGACATGGATTGCACTGACCACTATGATGAACGCGGGCGAACATGCCGGGATCGTACAAAATTACGGGAAACGCGACGAAGTTCTCTTCCTTGAGATATCTCTCACGGAGAATTGGTTAATATTTATCACTAGAGCCAATGGCCCGTTttggtcttctctgccgTCATGGCagttggcggcggccatTTTTGTTGTTGATCTCGTTGCAAGTTTCTTTTGCTACTTCGGCTGGTTCGTTGGTGGACAGACTTCGATTGTCGCCATTGTTCGTATCTGGGTATTTTCTCTCGGCGTATTCTGCGTTATGGGAGGTGTCTACTTCCTGCTGCAGCGTTCCCAGACTTTTGACGACATTATGCACTTCAACTTTCTCCAGAAAAGGGACTCTGTATCTCAGCgtgttcttgatgatcttg TCGTGGCTTTGCAACGACGATCAGAACAGCATGAGCAGAGTTCGAGAACAGCCGAGAGGGAGGACATAGGATTATGGAAGATGGACAAACTCCGTAAAGAACGCGCACAGTGTTGA